The proteins below are encoded in one region of Chitinispirillales bacterium:
- a CDS encoding 3-isopropylmalate dehydrogenase, whose product MAKSYNIALLPGDGTGPEVATEAKKVLDAACAKHGVKINYQSFDFGGERYMRTGETLPDSAIEEFKKFDAIFLGAIGHPDVKPGILELGILLKARFSLDQYINLRPVKLYDGVETPLRDKGPNDIDFVVVRENTGGIYTGMGGVVRENTSEETATQLMLYDRRTVDRCLKYAFEYKRRRNKKNMKYAEKPLTLIHKRNVLTYTGDLWWRAFNEMGDAQFTDIKRDYNHIDAANMWFVKNPEWFDVCVTENLFGDIITDLGAMIQGGLGIAAGGNINPQGVSMFEPMGGSAPKYTGKNVINPLAAICAAGLMMDTVGETALAENIEKAVSDVLASGKVKSLAAGKMGMGTKELGDLIANSL is encoded by the coding sequence ATGGCAAAGTCATACAATATTGCGTTGCTTCCCGGTGACGGAACAGGTCCTGAAGTCGCAACTGAAGCGAAAAAAGTGCTTGATGCGGCATGTGCCAAACACGGAGTAAAAATCAATTATCAATCGTTTGATTTCGGCGGCGAACGCTATATGAGAACCGGTGAAACACTGCCCGACAGCGCAATTGAGGAATTTAAAAAATTTGATGCGATTTTTCTGGGGGCGATCGGACATCCTGACGTAAAACCTGGTATTTTGGAACTGGGAATTTTACTCAAAGCCAGATTTTCTCTCGACCAATACATTAATCTGCGTCCCGTGAAACTTTACGACGGTGTTGAGACGCCGCTTCGCGACAAAGGTCCAAACGATATCGACTTTGTCGTTGTTCGCGAAAACACTGGTGGAATTTATACCGGAATGGGTGGAGTTGTGCGCGAAAACACTTCCGAAGAAACAGCGACTCAACTTATGCTTTACGATCGCAGAACGGTTGACAGATGCCTGAAATATGCGTTTGAATATAAGCGCCGCCGTAATAAGAAAAATATGAAATACGCCGAAAAACCGCTTACTCTTATCCACAAAAGAAATGTACTTACCTACACGGGCGATTTATGGTGGCGCGCTTTCAACGAGATGGGTGATGCGCAGTTTACAGACATCAAGCGTGATTATAATCACATTGATGCGGCTAATATGTGGTTTGTGAAGAATCCGGAATGGTTCGATGTTTGCGTGACCGAAAATTTGTTCGGCGACATTATTACGGATTTGGGCGCTATGATTCAAGGCGGACTTGGAATTGCGGCTGGCGGGAATATAAATCCGCAGGGGGTTTCAATGTTTGAACCGATGGGAGGTTCCGCTCCGAAATATACGGGTAAAAACGTGATAAATCCTCTTGCGGCGATTTGCGCCGCAGGGCTTATGATGGACACTGTAGGTGAGACGGCGCTTGCCGAAAATATCGAAAAAGCGGTTTCTGACGTGCTTGCTTCGGGAAAAGTTAAATCGCTTGCGGCTGGGAAAATGGGAATGGGGACGAAAGAACTTGGCGACTTGATTGCAAATTCTCTGTAA
- a CDS encoding GIY-YIG nuclease family protein: MVENENKTLIDKIKDEILLNGGQTTNEIAGKFLGVKNASPLNQKIVEKIFKNYQEFYFDDEKWCIKEFSANWEKAEFSAENFGKEPQTFGVFGFYDENKKIIFVGNATNVREKLLSFCEYGDNICEDIKKLRKSAVSYIVSTCTDEKTALEIERKLIAKHKPILNEKSL; encoded by the coding sequence ATGGTGGAAAATGAAAATAAAACGCTAATAGACAAAATAAAAGATGAAATTCTGCTTAACGGTGGACAAACGACAAACGAAATAGCGGGTAAATTTTTGGGCGTAAAAAACGCGTCGCCGTTAAATCAAAAAATTGTTGAAAAAATTTTTAAGAATTATCAAGAATTTTATTTCGACGATGAAAAGTGGTGCATAAAAGAATTTTCGGCAAATTGGGAAAAGGCGGAATTTAGCGCTGAAAACTTTGGAAAAGAACCGCAAACTTTCGGCGTTTTCGGATTTTACGATGAAAATAAAAAGATAATTTTTGTGGGAAACGCAACAAACGTACGGGAAAAATTGCTCTCTTTTTGCGAGTACGGCGATAACATTTGCGAAGACATTAAAAAACTCCGCAAATCGGCGGTTTCTTATATTGTTTCTACCTGCACCGACGAGAAAACAGCACTTGAAATCGAACGAAAACTTATCGCAAAACACAAGCCGATTTTAAACGAAAAATCTTTGTGA
- a CDS encoding homoserine dehydrogenase → MKNSIRIGLAGAGTVGGGVIKILAQEMSFFRNKLQLPLELKKIATLEPSRLKNFPVGTAEIVGDGLEVASDPEIDIVIELIGGTTVAKEIVLTAIENGKHVITANKKLIAECGPEIFSAADKKNVSVYFEAAVGGGMPTIKTARESLIGNNTVSFYGIINGTCNYILTKMTEEGSDFSETLKNAQKLGYAEADPTLDIDGGDTGHKIAIMASLLFDGFVDVNKMQIDGIRNITSDDIKFAKDLGYTIKLLGIAKKNAKDKSIIVRVNPVMLPQNHILANVRDVFNAALFTGDAVGDIMLYGKGAGELPTASAVISDVVDVARNIVSGDTKRIPMRLYSRENEIVLKTAAEIASRFYLRFTVKDQPGVIGVIATTFGKNNISIASVDQSESHDDDFVPIIFTTDEANEADVINSVREIEKNSFIKAATQYIRIEEK, encoded by the coding sequence ATGAAAAACAGTATAAGAATTGGTCTCGCAGGAGCCGGGACGGTTGGCGGCGGAGTGATTAAAATTTTGGCTCAGGAGATGTCGTTTTTTAGAAATAAACTGCAACTTCCGCTTGAACTAAAAAAAATTGCGACTCTTGAGCCGTCACGGTTGAAAAATTTTCCTGTCGGTACCGCCGAAATAGTCGGCGACGGGCTTGAAGTAGCGTCCGACCCCGAAATAGATATTGTTATAGAGCTTATCGGCGGAACGACTGTCGCAAAAGAAATAGTTTTAACAGCCATCGAAAACGGAAAACACGTTATTACGGCAAACAAAAAACTTATTGCGGAATGTGGTCCTGAAATATTTTCGGCGGCGGATAAAAAAAACGTATCTGTTTATTTTGAGGCGGCTGTAGGCGGCGGAATGCCTACAATCAAAACCGCGCGCGAGTCGCTTATAGGCAATAATACGGTGTCGTTTTACGGAATTATTAACGGAACTTGCAATTATATTCTCACAAAAATGACGGAAGAGGGGAGCGATTTTTCCGAAACGTTGAAAAACGCGCAAAAATTAGGATACGCAGAAGCTGACCCTACGCTTGATATCGACGGCGGCGATACCGGACATAAAATAGCTATTATGGCGTCGCTTTTGTTTGACGGATTTGTAGATGTTAATAAGATGCAAATCGACGGTATCCGAAATATTACTTCAGACGATATTAAATTTGCAAAAGATTTGGGTTACACGATAAAACTTTTGGGAATCGCCAAGAAAAACGCGAAAGATAAATCAATTATCGTGCGTGTAAATCCTGTTATGCTGCCGCAAAATCACATTTTGGCAAACGTTCGCGACGTATTTAACGCGGCGTTATTTACGGGAGACGCTGTCGGCGATATTATGCTTTATGGAAAAGGCGCGGGAGAACTTCCTACGGCAAGCGCTGTAATAAGCGACGTCGTCGATGTTGCGCGAAACATAGTGTCTGGAGATACTAAAAGAATTCCAATGCGGCTTTATTCTCGTGAAAACGAAATTGTATTGAAAACCGCTGCCGAAATAGCCAGCAGGTTTTATCTTCGTTTTACGGTTAAAGATCAGCCCGGCGTAATCGGCGTCATTGCGACAACGTTCGGGAAAAACAATATTTCTATCGCTTCGGTTGACCAAAGTGAAAGTCATGACGATGACTTTGTTCCGATAATTTTTACCACTGACGAGGCGAACGAGGCGGATGTTATAAATTCCGTGAGGGAAATTGAAAAAAATTCGTTTATTAAGGCGGCAACGCAGTATATTAGAATAGAAGAAAAGTAA
- the murG gene encoding undecaprenyldiphospho-muramoylpentapeptide beta-N-acetylglucosaminyltransferase, which produces MKIFLVAGGTGGHIFPAMAVAQEIKVRNPNCRLLWITTDRANEKEIAERFDIEMFSLEVEGIQRKVSLQLIRAVIKLLKSVIFMNKYLKKNRPDAVVAFGGYVCAAVLFAAKSNKIPYFIQEQNTVAGAVNTFFAKKANKIFLGMPLIKNFNADKNLMQITGTPTRKRQNYNNFTFHVSVNKNKRTILICGGSQGAMSMNKLLVKAVKWFSQNDFQVIWQTGTAGEDEIKKLFSGDKNVAVFASIQDLYPYYSIAYLLIGRAGASTISEAQLFALPSILIPLPWSAENHQWHNAQFAQNSGWALCLEQNEKTSEKIIDFVKSYEKDGEIHIKMKNNASKNMINAAEIIAETVLNVE; this is translated from the coding sequence TTGAAAATTTTTTTGGTCGCCGGCGGCACTGGCGGGCATATTTTTCCGGCTATGGCGGTCGCGCAAGAGATAAAAGTGAGAAATCCCAATTGTCGATTGCTGTGGATTACAACCGACCGTGCAAACGAAAAAGAAATAGCCGAACGTTTTGATATAGAAATGTTTTCGCTTGAAGTTGAAGGAATTCAACGGAAAGTTTCATTACAGTTGATTAGAGCGGTTATAAAACTTTTGAAATCTGTAATATTTATGAACAAGTATTTAAAAAAAAATAGACCGGACGCTGTTGTAGCTTTTGGGGGATATGTATGTGCGGCGGTTTTATTTGCGGCGAAATCGAATAAGATTCCTTATTTTATTCAAGAACAAAACACTGTTGCCGGTGCGGTTAATACTTTTTTTGCTAAAAAAGCAAACAAAATATTTTTGGGTATGCCGTTGATAAAAAATTTTAATGCGGACAAAAACTTAATGCAAATTACTGGAACACCGACAAGAAAAAGACAAAATTATAATAATTTTACCTTTCATGTTTCCGTTAATAAAAATAAGCGAACAATTTTAATTTGCGGTGGAAGCCAAGGGGCGATGTCGATGAATAAATTGTTGGTTAAAGCGGTAAAATGGTTCTCGCAAAATGATTTTCAGGTAATATGGCAAACCGGAACTGCAGGAGAAGACGAAATTAAGAAGTTATTTTCCGGCGACAAAAATGTAGCGGTATTCGCTTCGATTCAAGATTTGTATCCGTATTATTCGATAGCGTATCTTCTTATTGGGCGGGCGGGCGCATCTACAATAAGCGAAGCGCAATTATTCGCCTTGCCGTCAATTTTAATTCCGTTACCCTGGTCGGCAGAAAACCATCAATGGCACAATGCGCAATTCGCACAAAATTCCGGATGGGCGCTTTGCTTGGAGCAAAATGAAAAAACTTCTGAAAAAATTATTGATTTTGTGAAAAGTTACGAAAAAGACGGTGAAATTCACATAAAAATGAAAAATAATGCTTCAAAAAATATGATAAATGCCGCTGAAATTATTGCTGAAACCGTGTTGAATGTAGAATAA
- a CDS encoding FtsW/RodA/SpoVE family cell cycle protein, with product MKTEQSAFFNADGFNKCNKIMLSCAIVLIVVGIVFVFSADNSNISFSSKGIKQIIFSLLAVIPAVFFTILDHRKTASENFLKAALIFFLVLLIPLAFCGAYYKITEKFRPTYVTLKNGTQKAVGKEIPLKVKIAGQNFGIWRINGAYRWIILGPVNFQPSVFIKIILILFTALKLSQSAGRERTVDKLRRIKTESVGVVSPFAGVVSKNKDIIIFSLLTIILIVAQPSNSVAVSILLVLIAMFALKSTKKLTKALPLLLLGTILLFVAVWGINSNFRERIIKRGDNYQSRQALLAIGSGGVFGLGIGNGEAKYNRLPEIENDYIFAIIAEETGFVGALIFLLVYISFILAGFKTAIEADDGFSKLTAFGFTINYAFSFLFHLFVNLGFVSTGASLPFVSYGGTAVIADAVALGILLNISSSKYGRIKV from the coding sequence GGACAATTCAAATATTTCATTTTCAAGTAAAGGTATAAAACAGATAATTTTTTCATTATTAGCCGTAATTCCCGCGGTATTTTTTACAATACTTGATCATCGCAAAACCGCTTCCGAAAATTTTTTGAAAGCGGCGCTTATTTTTTTTCTGGTTTTACTTATCCCTCTTGCATTTTGCGGAGCGTACTATAAAATTACCGAAAAATTTCGTCCGACGTATGTTACTTTAAAAAACGGTACACAAAAAGCGGTCGGCAAAGAAATACCGCTTAAGGTAAAAATCGCCGGACAAAATTTTGGTATATGGAGAATTAACGGTGCATACAGATGGATAATTTTAGGTCCTGTAAATTTTCAGCCTTCGGTCTTTATAAAAATCATTTTGATTCTTTTTACGGCATTAAAATTATCACAATCCGCCGGACGAGAAAGAACTGTTGACAAGTTACGCAGAATAAAAACGGAATCTGTAGGCGTTGTTTCACCATTTGCAGGCGTTGTATCAAAAAATAAAGATATTATAATATTTTCGCTTCTTACGATTATTTTGATTGTTGCGCAGCCAAGTAATTCTGTTGCGGTTTCAATCCTTTTGGTACTAATCGCAATGTTTGCACTGAAAAGTACAAAAAAGTTGACTAAAGCGCTTCCTTTGCTTTTACTCGGTACAATACTTTTATTTGTTGCAGTTTGGGGAATAAATTCTAATTTCCGAGAAAGAATAATAAAGCGCGGAGATAATTATCAAAGCCGCCAAGCCTTATTGGCAATAGGGAGCGGGGGAGTTTTCGGGTTAGGTATAGGGAACGGTGAGGCGAAATATAATCGTCTTCCTGAAATTGAAAACGATTATATTTTTGCGATTATTGCAGAGGAAACAGGATTTGTCGGCGCATTAATTTTCTTGTTGGTTTATATAAGTTTTATATTAGCGGGATTTAAAACGGCGATTGAAGCTGATGATGGCTTTTCAAAATTAACGGCGTTTGGGTTTACGATAAATTATGCATTTTCTTTCTTGTTTCATCTTTTCGTAAATCTCGGATTTGTAAGTACGGGCGCATCTCTTCCGTTTGTTAGTTACGGTGGAACGGCGGTAATAGCCGACGCTGTCGCTTTAGGGATTTTACTTAATATTTCTTCTTCAAAATACGGAAGGATTAAGGTTTGA